A single Anabrus simplex isolate iqAnaSimp1 chromosome 10, ASM4041472v1, whole genome shotgun sequence DNA region contains:
- the hdly gene encoding uncharacterized protein hdly, with the protein MTNMFCLILPSVFLVDSALSWGADGGALISDAHSEQYSKPNYWRNSGRSRVVYYSQPVEQQQQQQQQQQRHYQQWKPSYFNNRVHDLDDDRIVFVNDATDSFKSNVFPATAFAKSTASSSSSVHGIVPVFSSAKSKKEQKIEWTTVAPVSSTPAIHSGTKDESVNVIPTGPSKCVWAIISCCTPRSNVIRHECFELLGCQGAFWDVNPCDGRITQSAVKLALNFYSTR; encoded by the coding sequence ATGACGAATATGTTTTGTTTGATCCTGCCTTCGGTGTTCCTCGTGGACTCTGCCTTGAGCTGGGGTGCTGATGGTGGCGCCCTGATTTCAGACGCTCATTCCGAGCAGTACAGCAAACCAAACTACTGGAGGAACTCTGGGAGGAGCCGTGTGGTTTACTACTCACAACCCgtggagcaacaacaacaacaacaacaacaacaacagcgtcATTACCAGCAATGGAAACCGAGCTACTTCAACAACCGTGTGCACGATTTGGACGACGACCGTATAGTGTTCGTCAACGATGCTACGGACTCATTCAAGAGCAACGTCTTTCCAGCCACTGCGTTTGCCAAATCGACAGCATCTTCCAGTAGCAGTGTCCATGGAATTGTTCCAGTTTTCTCCTCTGCCAAATCTAAAAAGGAACAGAAAATCGAGTGGACAACTGTTGCTCCTGTATCTTCTACACCAGCAATACACTCTGGTACTAAGGATGAGTCGGTGAATGTAATCCCTACCGGACCATCCAAGTGCGTCTGGGCCATCATATCGTGTTGTACTCCACGTTCTAATGTAATTCGGCACGAGTGTTTTGAGTTATTAGGGTGTCAAGGTGCGTTCTGGGACGTTAATCCGTGCGACGGACGAATCACGCAATCTGCTGTGAAACTTGCCTTGAACTTTTATTCCACGCGATAA